The following proteins are co-located in the Apis mellifera strain DH4 linkage group LG11, Amel_HAv3.1, whole genome shotgun sequence genome:
- the LOC410253 gene encoding ataxin-2 homolog isoform X2 produces the protein MVAEIVARQSGSPINGETACLNSNMPATHTIAHTSHGGHGGHDAHGPLPPLTHPVHHGGPPLTLQQQQQQQQHQHQPQHQPPPPQQQPPQQHHHHHQPQQQTQQQQQQQQQSHHHHDAQQRKQREFIPDNKKDDSYWDRRRRNNEAAKRSREKRRFNDMVLEQRVMELSKENHILKAQLEAIRDKFGICGESVISTEHVLAALPTEPPIGVKRAKIPPSAALLYARTPSPVHTSVIHQPVSGARSPRSPAQLYVAETPSYPETESFQYTYPHPAMHLDTTSALNLSRGRRAQSPFELSSGSGDEGPQLVVSSQNPAANNSLPHKLRHKSRIGDKDAASALLALQGIKQEPGPRASPPWDNEGSSDERDSGISLGAEWTGSTVSTVPENEREVKSRLDRLASEVASLQSILRIGKPAESSLVTGHSLPPNAAVNGP, from the exons ATGGTGGCAGAAATTGTCGCCCGTCAGAGTGGATCGCCCATCAATGGTGAGACCGCGTGCCTGAACAGCAATATGCCGGCCACTCACACGATAGCGCACACGAGCCACGGCGGCCACGGTGGCCACGACGCCCACGGGCCCCTGCCGCCCCTCACCCACCCGGTCCATCATGGCGGGCCGCCGTTAACGttgcaacagcagcagcaacagcagcagcaccAGCACCAGCCCCAACACCAACCGCCGCCGCCGCAACAGCAGCCCCCCCAGCAACACCATCACCACCATCAACCGCAACAACAGAcgcagcaacagcaacagcagcagcaacagtcGCACCACCACCACGACGCCCAACAG CGCAAGCAACGGGAGTTCATCCCGGACAACAAGAAGGACGACAGCTACTGGGACCGCAGAAGGCGTAACAACGAGGCGGCCAAACGATCGCGAGAGAAGAGGCGTTTCAACGACATGGTGCTCGAGCAGCGCGTGATGGAGCTCAGCAAGGAGAATCACATTCTGAAGGCGCAGCTCGAGGCTATACGCGATAAATTCGGCATATGCGGCGAGTCCGTGATCAGCACCGAGCACGTGCTGGCGGCGTTGCCAACTGAGCCGCCGATAGGCGTGAAAAGGGCGAAGATACCGCCCTCTGCGGCCCTCCTCTACGCGAGAACGCCGAGCCCTGTCCACACGTCGGTCATACATCAGCCGGTAAGCGGCGCGAGATCGCCGAGATCGCCGGCGCAGTTGTACGTGGCCGAGACGCCCTCGTATCCTGAAACGGAGAGCTTCCAATACACTTACCCCCACCCGGCCATGCATCTGGACACGACGAGCGCCCTCAACCTGTCGCGCGGCCGACGCGCCCAGTCGCCGTTCGAGTTGTCGTCCGGGAGCGGGGACGAGGGGCCCCAATTGGTCGTGAGCTCGCAAAATCCGGCCGCCAACAACAGCCTACCTCACAAACTGAGGCACAAGTCGCGCATAGGCGACAAGGACGCGGCGAGCGCTCTGCTGGCCCTGCAGGGTATTAAACAGGAGCCGGGGCCGAGGGCGTCACCGCCGTGGGACAACGAGGGCTCGAGCGACGAACGCGACTCGGGCATCTCATTGGGCGCCGAGTGGACCGGCTCGACCGTTTCCACCGTACCCGAGAACGAGAGGGAGGTGAAGTCGAGGCTGGATCGTCTCGCCTCCGAGGTGGCGTCCCTGCAATCGATACTTCGCATCGGGAAACCGGCGGAGAGCAGTCTGGTCACGGGTCACTCGTTACCCCCGAACGCCGCCGTGAACGGGCCGTGA
- the LOC410253 gene encoding ataxin-2 homolog isoform X1: MVAEIVARQSGSPINGETACLNSNMPATHTIAHTSHGGHGGHDAHGPLPPLTHPVHHGGPPLTLQQQQQQQQHQHQPQHQPPPPQQQPPQQHHHHHQPQQQTQQQQQQQQQSHHHHDAQQVTHPENFPPNFDIRKELFSQRKQREFIPDNKKDDSYWDRRRRNNEAAKRSREKRRFNDMVLEQRVMELSKENHILKAQLEAIRDKFGICGESVISTEHVLAALPTEPPIGVKRAKIPPSAALLYARTPSPVHTSVIHQPVSGARSPRSPAQLYVAETPSYPETESFQYTYPHPAMHLDTTSALNLSRGRRAQSPFELSSGSGDEGPQLVVSSQNPAANNSLPHKLRHKSRIGDKDAASALLALQGIKQEPGPRASPPWDNEGSSDERDSGISLGAEWTGSTVSTVPENEREVKSRLDRLASEVASLQSILRIGKPAESSLVTGHSLPPNAAVNGP; this comes from the coding sequence ATGGTGGCAGAAATTGTCGCCCGTCAGAGTGGATCGCCCATCAATGGTGAGACCGCGTGCCTGAACAGCAATATGCCGGCCACTCACACGATAGCGCACACGAGCCACGGCGGCCACGGTGGCCACGACGCCCACGGGCCCCTGCCGCCCCTCACCCACCCGGTCCATCATGGCGGGCCGCCGTTAACGttgcaacagcagcagcaacagcagcagcaccAGCACCAGCCCCAACACCAACCGCCGCCGCCGCAACAGCAGCCCCCCCAGCAACACCATCACCACCATCAACCGCAACAACAGAcgcagcaacagcaacagcagcagcaacagtcGCACCACCACCACGACGCCCAACAGGTGACACATCCAGAAAATTTCCCCCCGAACTTCGACATCAGAAAAGAGCTATTTTCCCAGCGCAAGCAACGGGAGTTCATCCCGGACAACAAGAAGGACGACAGCTACTGGGACCGCAGAAGGCGTAACAACGAGGCGGCCAAACGATCGCGAGAGAAGAGGCGTTTCAACGACATGGTGCTCGAGCAGCGCGTGATGGAGCTCAGCAAGGAGAATCACATTCTGAAGGCGCAGCTCGAGGCTATACGCGATAAATTCGGCATATGCGGCGAGTCCGTGATCAGCACCGAGCACGTGCTGGCGGCGTTGCCAACTGAGCCGCCGATAGGCGTGAAAAGGGCGAAGATACCGCCCTCTGCGGCCCTCCTCTACGCGAGAACGCCGAGCCCTGTCCACACGTCGGTCATACATCAGCCGGTAAGCGGCGCGAGATCGCCGAGATCGCCGGCGCAGTTGTACGTGGCCGAGACGCCCTCGTATCCTGAAACGGAGAGCTTCCAATACACTTACCCCCACCCGGCCATGCATCTGGACACGACGAGCGCCCTCAACCTGTCGCGCGGCCGACGCGCCCAGTCGCCGTTCGAGTTGTCGTCCGGGAGCGGGGACGAGGGGCCCCAATTGGTCGTGAGCTCGCAAAATCCGGCCGCCAACAACAGCCTACCTCACAAACTGAGGCACAAGTCGCGCATAGGCGACAAGGACGCGGCGAGCGCTCTGCTGGCCCTGCAGGGTATTAAACAGGAGCCGGGGCCGAGGGCGTCACCGCCGTGGGACAACGAGGGCTCGAGCGACGAACGCGACTCGGGCATCTCATTGGGCGCCGAGTGGACCGGCTCGACCGTTTCCACCGTACCCGAGAACGAGAGGGAGGTGAAGTCGAGGCTGGATCGTCTCGCCTCCGAGGTGGCGTCCCTGCAATCGATACTTCGCATCGGGAAACCGGCGGAGAGCAGTCTGGTCACGGGTCACTCGTTACCCCCGAACGCCGCCGTGAACGGGCCGTGA